Proteins from one Oryza sativa Japonica Group chromosome 12, ASM3414082v1 genomic window:
- the LOC4352505 gene encoding lipoxygenase 2.1, chloroplastic isoform X1, which produces MLTATQTLAPAVLSRSHGAPSSFSSQPRRTAAAASRVSCTRVGALSEVVNGELVVGDQEQTTDDLLTRHKNVVADYTLSATVTVSLKQDDSTPQKVADMVNRDWLFLDFFSSHIEGMHTEPQLARYSHMDGKGSFIYEASFSIPSSLDAVGAVQVVNRYSSEVYISDIDVHLCGGRHQWTDITFHCNSWIDYNPNDQRFFFPLKSYLPSQTPRGVKNLRKEELRAIRGDGRGERKEWERIYDYDVYNDLGDPDNDPATRRPVLGGRGRPYPRRCRTGRRRCRTDPSSESPPAKDGAGIYVPRDEAFTERKAGAFATKKALSALSAFTTAQRVSGDRRRGFPSLAAIDALYEDGYKNRPSSSQQEADNLEGYFREVLQKQVKLLLKGEKEEFKEELRKVFKFQTPEIHDKDKLAWFRDEEFARQTLAGMNPLSIQLVRDTDFPIFSKLDEETYGPGDSLITKELIEEQINGVMTAEEAVEKKKLFMLDYHDVLLPFVHAVRELDDTTLYASRTLFFLTEDGTLRPIAIELTRPKSPNTPQWRQVFTPGSSVAASWLWQLAKTHVLAHDTGYHQLVSHWLRTHCCVEPYVIAANRRLSQMHPIYRLLHPHFRFTMEINAQARGMLINANGIIESAFAPGKLCMELSSAVYDKFWRFDMEALPADLIRRGMAIECEDGKLELTIEDYPYANDGLLIWDSIKEWVSDYVNHYYQLASDIHMDKELQGWWNEVRTKGHPDKEEGWPELNCHGSLVEVLTTIIWVASGHHAAVNFGQYPYAGYFPNRPTIARRNMPTEGQACSHDGMQPTFVEDPVRVLLDTFPSQYQTTLVLPVLNLLSSHSPGEEYMGTHAESAWMADREVRAAFGRFNERMMSIAEMIDCRNKDPERKNRQGPGVVPYVLLKPSYGDPKDMTSVMEMGIPNSISI; this is translated from the exons ATGCTCACGGCCACGCAGACTCTGGCGCCGGCAGTGCTCTCCCGGAGCCATGGCgccccttcttccttctccagccagccgcgccgcaccgccgccgccgcctcgagagTAAGCTGCACCCGCGTCGGCGCCTTGTCGGAGGTCGTCAATGGCGAACTCGTCGTCGGCGACCAAGAACAGACGACCGACGACCTCCTTACGCGGCACAAGAATGTCGTCGCCGACTACACGCTGAGCGCCACGGTGACGGTGAGCTTGAAGCAGGACGATTCCACTCCCCAGAAGGTGGCGGACATGGTTAATCGAGACTGGCTTTtccttgatttcttcagctcGCATATAG AGGGGATGCACACGGAGCCTCAGCTCGCCAGGTACTCGCACATGGATGGCAAAGGCTCCTTCATATACGAGGCCAGCTTCAGCATCCCGTCCTCGTtggacgccgtcggcgccgtgcaGGTCGTGAACCGCTACAGCAGCGAGGTGTACATCTCGGACATCGACGTCCACCTCTGCGGCGGCCGCCATCAGTGGACCGACATCACTTTCCACTGCAACTCTTGGATCGACTACAACCCCAACGACCAGCGCTTCTTCTTCCCTCTCAAG TCGTACCTCCCGTCTCAGACGCCCAGGGGCGTGAAGAATCTGCGCAAGGAAGAGCTCAGGGCCATCCGCGGCGATGGCCGCGGCGAGCGCAAGGAGTGGGAGCGCATCTACGACTACGACGTCTACAACGACCTCGGCGACCCCGACAATGACCCGGCCACTCGTCGGCCGGTGctcggcggccgcgggcgcccctacccgcgccgctgccgcacgggccgccgccgctgcaggaCAGACCCGTCGTCGGAGTCGCCGCCGGCCAAGGACGGCGCCGGGATCTACGTGCCACGGGACGAGGCGTTCACGGAGCGGAAGGCCGGCGCGTTCGCCACCAAGAAGGCGCTGTCGGCGCTGTCGGCGTTCACCACGGCGCAGAGGGTgtccggcgaccggcggcggggcTTCCCGTCGCTGGCGGCCATCGACGCGCTGTACGAGGACGGGTACAAGaaccggccgtcgtcgtcgcagcaGGAGGCGGACAACCTCGAAGGCTACTTCAGGGAGGTGCTCCAGAAGCAGGTGAAGCTGCTGCTCAAGGGCGAGAAGGAGGAGTTCAAGGAGGAGCTACGCAAAGTGTTCAAATTCCAAACGCCCGAGATTCACGACA AGGACAAGCTTGCATGGTTCAGAGACGAGGAGTTCGCGCGGCAAACGCTGGCAGGGATGAACCCTCTCAGCATCCAACTTGTCAGGGACACG GACTTCCCTATATTCAGCAAGCTGGACGAGGAAACCTACGGCCCAGGGGACTCCCTCATCACCAAAGAGCTGATTGAAGAGCAGATTAATGGGGTCATGACAGCAGAGGAG GCcgtggagaagaagaagctgtTCATGCTGGACTACCACGACGTGCTCCTGCCGTTCGTGCACGCGGTGCGCGAGCTGGACGACACCACGCTGTACGCCTCGCGGACGCTCTTCTTCCTGACGGAGGACGGCACGCTGAGGCCGATCGCCATCGAGCTGACGAGGCCCAAGTCCCCCAACACGCCGCAGTGGCGCCAGGTCTTCACGCCGGGCTCCAGCGTCGCGGCGTCCTGGCTGTGGCAGCTCGCCAAAACGCACGTCCTCGCCCACGACACCGGCTACCACCAGCTCGTCAGCCACTG GCTGAGGACGCACTGCTGCGTGGAGCCGTACGTGATCGCGGCGAACCGGCGGCTGAGCCAGATGCACCCCATCTACCGACTGCTGCACCCGCACTTCCGCTTCACCATGGAGATCAACGCCCAAGCGCGCGGGATGCTCATCAACGCCAATGGAATCATCGAGAGCGCCTTCGCGCCGGGGAAGCTCTGCATGGAGCTCAGCTCGGCGGTTTACGACAAGTTTTGGAGGTTCGACATGGAGGCTCTGCCCGCCGATCTCATCCGGAG GGGCATGGCGATCGAATGCGAGGATGGCAAGCTGGAGCTGACGATAGAGGACTACCCGTACGCCAACGACGGCCTGCTCATCTGGGACTCCATCAAGGAGTGGGTGTCGGATTATGTGAACCATTACTACCAGTTGGCTTCAGACATCCACATGGACAAGGAGCTCCAGGGTTGGTGGAACGAGGTGCGAACCAAGGGCCACCCGGACAAGGAGGAAGGGTGGCCAGAGCTGAACTGCCACGGGAGCCTCGTCGAGGTTCTGACCACCATCATCTGGGTCGCGTCGGGGCACCATGCGGCGGTGAACTTTGGCCAGTACCCCTACGCCGGCTACTTCCCCAATCGCCCCACCATCGCCCGGCGGAACATGCCGACGGAGGGGCAGGCGTGCAGTCACGACGGCATGCAGCCAACGTTCGTTGAGGATCCCGTCAGGGTGCTACTAGACACGTTCCCATCGCAGTACCAGACCACCCTCGTCCTGCCGGTGCTCAACCTGCTATCGTCACACTCGCCCGGCGAGGAGTACATGGGCACGCATGCGGAGTCAGCGTGGATGGCGGACAGGGAGGTCAGGGCGGCGTTCGGGAGGTTCAACGAGAGGATGATGAGCATCGCGGAGATGATCGACTGCCGGAACAAGGATCCGGAGCGAAAGAACCGGCAGGGCCCCGGCGTGGTGCCGTACGTGCTGCTCAAGCCGTCCTACGGTGACCCTAAGGACATGACGTCCGTGATGGAGATGGGTATCCCCAACAGCATCTCAATTTGA
- the LOC4352505 gene encoding lipoxygenase 2.1, chloroplastic isoform X2: protein MLTATQTLAPAVLSRSHGAPSSFSSQPRRTAAAASRVSCTRVGALSEVVNGELVVGDQEQTTDDLLTRHKNVVADYTLSATVTVSLKQDDSTPQKVADMVNRDWLFLDFFSSHIEGMHTEPQLARYSHMDGKGSFIYEASFSIPSSLDAVGAVQVVNRYSSEVYISDIDVHLCGGRHQWTDITFHCNSWIDYNPNDQRFFFPLKSYLPSQTPRGVKNLRKEELRAIRGDGRGERKEWERIYDYDVYNDLGDPDNDPATRRPVLGGRGRPYPRRCRTGRRRCRTDPSSESPPAKDGAGIYVPRDEAFTERKAGAFATKKALSALSAFTTAQRVSGDRRRGFPSLAAIDALYEDGYKNRPSSSQQEADNLEGYFREVLQKQVKLLLKGEKEEFKEELRKVFKFQTPEIHDKDKLAWFRDEEFARQTLAGMNPLSIQLVRDTDFPIFSKLDEETYGPGDSLITKELIEEQINGVMTAEERIHCTGRGEEEAVHAGLPRRAPAVRARGARAGRHHAVRLADALLPDGGRHAEADRHRADEAQVPQHAAVAPGLHAGLQRRGVLAVAARQNARPRPRHRLPPARQPLAEDALLRGAVRDRGEPAAEPDAPHLPTAAPALPLHHGDQRPSARDAHQRQWNHRERLRAGEALHGAQLGGLRQVLEVRHGGSARRSHPEGHGDRMRGWQAGADDRGLPVRQRRPAHLGLHQGVGVGLCEPLLPVGFRHPHGQGAPGLVERGANQGPPGQGGRVARAELPREPRRGSDHHHLGRVGAPCGGELWPVPLRRLLPQSPHHRPAEHADGGAGVQSRRHAANVR from the exons ATGCTCACGGCCACGCAGACTCTGGCGCCGGCAGTGCTCTCCCGGAGCCATGGCgccccttcttccttctccagccagccgcgccgcaccgccgccgccgcctcgagagTAAGCTGCACCCGCGTCGGCGCCTTGTCGGAGGTCGTCAATGGCGAACTCGTCGTCGGCGACCAAGAACAGACGACCGACGACCTCCTTACGCGGCACAAGAATGTCGTCGCCGACTACACGCTGAGCGCCACGGTGACGGTGAGCTTGAAGCAGGACGATTCCACTCCCCAGAAGGTGGCGGACATGGTTAATCGAGACTGGCTTTtccttgatttcttcagctcGCATATAG AGGGGATGCACACGGAGCCTCAGCTCGCCAGGTACTCGCACATGGATGGCAAAGGCTCCTTCATATACGAGGCCAGCTTCAGCATCCCGTCCTCGTtggacgccgtcggcgccgtgcaGGTCGTGAACCGCTACAGCAGCGAGGTGTACATCTCGGACATCGACGTCCACCTCTGCGGCGGCCGCCATCAGTGGACCGACATCACTTTCCACTGCAACTCTTGGATCGACTACAACCCCAACGACCAGCGCTTCTTCTTCCCTCTCAAG TCGTACCTCCCGTCTCAGACGCCCAGGGGCGTGAAGAATCTGCGCAAGGAAGAGCTCAGGGCCATCCGCGGCGATGGCCGCGGCGAGCGCAAGGAGTGGGAGCGCATCTACGACTACGACGTCTACAACGACCTCGGCGACCCCGACAATGACCCGGCCACTCGTCGGCCGGTGctcggcggccgcgggcgcccctacccgcgccgctgccgcacgggccgccgccgctgcaggaCAGACCCGTCGTCGGAGTCGCCGCCGGCCAAGGACGGCGCCGGGATCTACGTGCCACGGGACGAGGCGTTCACGGAGCGGAAGGCCGGCGCGTTCGCCACCAAGAAGGCGCTGTCGGCGCTGTCGGCGTTCACCACGGCGCAGAGGGTgtccggcgaccggcggcggggcTTCCCGTCGCTGGCGGCCATCGACGCGCTGTACGAGGACGGGTACAAGaaccggccgtcgtcgtcgcagcaGGAGGCGGACAACCTCGAAGGCTACTTCAGGGAGGTGCTCCAGAAGCAGGTGAAGCTGCTGCTCAAGGGCGAGAAGGAGGAGTTCAAGGAGGAGCTACGCAAAGTGTTCAAATTCCAAACGCCCGAGATTCACGACA AGGACAAGCTTGCATGGTTCAGAGACGAGGAGTTCGCGCGGCAAACGCTGGCAGGGATGAACCCTCTCAGCATCCAACTTGTCAGGGACACG GACTTCCCTATATTCAGCAAGCTGGACGAGGAAACCTACGGCCCAGGGGACTCCCTCATCACCAAAGAGCTGATTGAAGAGCAGATTAATGGGGTCATGACAGCAGAGGAG AGAATACACTGTACAGGCcgtggagaagaagaagctgtTCATGCTGGACTACCACGACGTGCTCCTGCCGTTCGTGCACGCGGTGCGCGAGCTGGACGACACCACGCTGTACGCCTCGCGGACGCTCTTCTTCCTGACGGAGGACGGCACGCTGAGGCCGATCGCCATCGAGCTGACGAGGCCCAAGTCCCCCAACACGCCGCAGTGGCGCCAGGTCTTCACGCCGGGCTCCAGCGTCGCGGCGTCCTGGCTGTGGCAGCTCGCCAAAACGCACGTCCTCGCCCACGACACCGGCTACCACCAGCTCGTCAGCCACTG GCTGAGGACGCACTGCTGCGTGGAGCCGTACGTGATCGCGGCGAACCGGCGGCTGAGCCAGATGCACCCCATCTACCGACTGCTGCACCCGCACTTCCGCTTCACCATGGAGATCAACGCCCAAGCGCGCGGGATGCTCATCAACGCCAATGGAATCATCGAGAGCGCCTTCGCGCCGGGGAAGCTCTGCATGGAGCTCAGCTCGGCGGTTTACGACAAGTTTTGGAGGTTCGACATGGAGGCTCTGCCCGCCGATCTCATCCGGAG GGGCATGGCGATCGAATGCGAGGATGGCAAGCTGGAGCTGACGATAGAGGACTACCCGTACGCCAACGACGGCCTGCTCATCTGGGACTCCATCAAGGAGTGGGTGTCGGATTATGTGAACCATTACTACCAGTTGGCTTCAGACATCCACATGGACAAGGAGCTCCAGGGTTGGTGGAACGAGGTGCGAACCAAGGGCCACCCGGACAAGGAGGAAGGGTGGCCAGAGCTGAACTGCCACGGGAGCCTCGTCGAGGTTCTGACCACCATCATCTGGGTCGCGTCGGGGCACCATGCGGCGGTGAACTTTGGCCAGTACCCCTACGCCGGCTACTTCCCCAATCGCCCCACCATCGCCCGGCGGAACATGCCGACGGAGGGGCAGGCGTGCAGTCACGACGGCATGCAGCCAACGTTCGTTGA
- the LOC112936139 gene encoding LOW QUALITY PROTEIN: disease resistance protein Pik-2-like (The sequence of the model RefSeq protein was modified relative to this genomic sequence to represent the inferred CDS: substituted 1 base at 1 genomic stop codon), which produces MREIAISKSKEENLVLRLEGGRRLHNHDTVRHLSITNSSEDWETDVGELKTTVDMSRIRSLTVFGEWRPFFISDKMRLLRVLDLEDTKDVRNHHIKQIGELLHLRYLSLRGCMRIAYLPDSLGNLRQLETLDVRDTFILRLPKTITNLRKLKYLRAIVDKITYEGIAEELPEVMRNMLCIFTAALLLLCLACTTSSIGMLDDEINTREICSMFCCSILPSIAMRLQGNGVVAPRGLRRLTALHTLGVVDISWESSVLQDLKKLTXLRKLEVTGVNKKNSKKFFSVLAALSRLESLSLLSKGKPGLCGCLDAQEKFSPPKDVKSLKLQGNLVELPKWIKQLNNLVKLKLSETMLKDHDAAIQVLGMLPNLTILCLSRESFHSLEGEELNFSEGSFKSLVVLELNFSGSKCVKFEQGAFLNLELLLLSVYYEEVETKFSGLEFLQSIKEVQIDGYCPNRKGLKKDLLVQLSQNPKKPFLKTGRNF; this is translated from the coding sequence ATGCGCGAGATAGCCATCTCGAAGTCAAAGGAGGAAAATCTTGTTCTTAGACTCGAAGGGGGTCGTAGGCTACACAATCATGACACAGTTCGGCATCTTTCCATTACAAACAGCAGCGAGGACTGGGAGACAGATGTCGGTGAATTGAAGACAACAGTAGACATGTCCCGAATAAGATCATTAACAGTGTTTGGGGAGTGGAGGCCATTTTTCATTTCTGACAAGATGAGGTTGTTGCGTGTGCTCGACTTGGAAGACACAAAAGATGTACGTAATCACCATATTAAGCAAATAGGGGAGCTTCTTCACCTTAGATACCTTTCTCTAAGAGGATGTATGCGCATTGCTTACCTGCCTGATTCTTTGGGTAACCTAAGGCAACTGGAGACACTAGATGTCAGAGATACGTTCATACTCAGGTTGCCAAAGACCATCACTAATCTTCGCAAGCTAAAGTATCTCCGTGCAATTGTAGACAAAATCACCTATGAAGGAATAGCAGAGGAACTACCAGAGGTCATGAGGAACATGCTATGCATTTTTACCGCTGCGTTGCTGTTGCTTTGTCTGGCATGCACAACAAGTTCAATTGGTATGCTGGATGATGAGATTAATACCCGTGAGATCTGCTCCATGTTTTGCTGCAGTATTCTCCCTAGCATTGCTATGCGCCTCCAAGGGAATGGTGTAGTAGCACCAAGAGGGCTGAGGAGACTGACAGCCCTGCACACGCTAGGTGTGGTGGACATCTCATGGGAATCATCAGTTTTACAGGATCTCAAGAAGCTCACCTAGCTGCGCAAATTGGAAGTGACCGGTGTCAACAAGAAAAACAGCAAAAAGTTTTTTTCTGTCCTTGCCGCGCTCAGCCGCCTAGAATCATTGTCGCTGCTCTCGAAGGGAAAGCCAGGTCTCTGCGGCTGTCTAGATGCTCAAGAAAAGTTTTCACCACCTAAGGATGTCAAGAGCCTGAAGCTGCAAGGCAACCTGGTTGAGTTGCCAAAATGGATCAAGCAGCTCAACAATCTCGTGAAGCTGAAGCTATCAGAAACAATGCTAAAGGATCATGATGCTGCTATACAAGTCCTTGGTATGCTACCAAACCTGACCATCCTATGCCTGTCGCGTGAGTCGTTTCACTCGCTTGAGGGTGAAGAACTCAATTTCTCGGAGGGATCTTTCAAAAGCCTGGTGGTTCTCGAGCTCAACTTCAGTGGGAGCAAATGTGTCAAGTTTGAACAAGGAGCGTTCCTCAATCTTGAGCTACTGCTGCTTTCAGTTTACTATGAAGAAGTTGAAACTAAGTTCTCTGGGCTAGAATTTCTCCAAAGCATCAAGGAAGTCCAGATCGATGGTTATTGCCCAAATAGGAAAGGATTGAAGAAAGACTTGCTGGTCCAGCTTTCTCAGAATCCAAAGAAACCCTTTCTGAAGACTGGCCGTAATTTTTAA